The proteins below are encoded in one region of Bremerella sp. P1:
- the ileS gene encoding isoleucine--tRNA ligase, which produces MFESIPQNVSFPAMETKVLEYWQQNQIYEKSLEARQGSEPFVFYEGPPTANGMPHPGHCLTRAIKDVFPRYRTMRGYYCERKAGWDTHGLPVEVEVCKELGIHSKEEIESYGVEPFIHKCQASVWRYMQEWRRLTERLGFWVDLDEAYVTYHKSFVESVWWSLKNLYDRGLLYQGHKIVWWWAQGGTALSSGEVGQGYREVADPSVFVRFPLLDEDDTALLVWTTTPWTLPSNQFAAVHPELDYATVEDEESGEKLIVAEALVETIAAKAKRTWKVLSTTKGAELLGKRYHPPFDYYYKDLGDTQGKLKSGDKQHIAWRVVAADFVTTDSGTGVVHQAPAFGEVDYEVLAAEQERFEDREGPALICAVGPDGKFTDEAPDYKGRWVKEADKDISRELKERGILFLLDQYLHDYPFCWRAEEDPLIQYPRESWFIRTTKFKDQMLANNQQINWLPDHIKDGRFGNFLESNVDWALSRERYWGTPLPIWVCEETGKGEAVCSYAELQEKPGATGFEVWEKAKADNPDLVEDLKIHKPYIDEITYDSPFAEGARMKRVPEVIDCWYDSGAMPFAQWGYPHQGEKNFEAQFPADFISEAIDQTRGWFYSQLAISTLLFGQDEDGQTKPHEYPHPFKNCIVLGLMLGEDGQKMSKSKRNYREPNEIFDKYGADALRWYLYANQPPWTSIRYNEQSIKDSIPEFLLRLWNVFSFFTIYANIDGFEPETAVADLDQALAKHFVGAKGARPVAERSELDRWVLSELNRTIQTVTERMDAYDNYNACAAINQFVDGLSNWYVRRSRDRFWSKEKESADKLDAYWTLYECLLTTCQVIAPFVPFLSETLWQNLAGVFGDKAKTSVHLCDFPAVDETAIDTQLSQRMELLREIASLGRQARMNEKLKVRQPLSKVEVVLADDTHRDWLKSHSAILCEELNVKSVEYTQEADEYINYQIQPNFKRLGPRVGKLMPNVKKVLGQTDAAALLNALQSDGAFTLTIEGESLTFDNDDIQVRLSAKEGWAAAQGKLCVVVLNTELTPELIQEGYVKDLVRLIQDKRKELDLEYTAKIEVGVVTDSGDVHSAVTTYSDYIQAETLATAVQDSEVDGIDPIETKIADSEVRIYVKQA; this is translated from the coding sequence ATGTTTGAAAGCATCCCGCAGAATGTTTCGTTTCCCGCCATGGAAACCAAAGTCCTCGAGTATTGGCAACAAAATCAGATTTACGAAAAGTCGCTCGAAGCCCGCCAGGGCAGCGAACCGTTCGTCTTCTACGAAGGCCCACCGACGGCCAACGGCATGCCTCACCCAGGTCACTGCCTGACACGTGCAATCAAAGACGTCTTCCCGCGTTATCGCACCATGCGTGGTTACTACTGCGAGCGAAAAGCTGGCTGGGACACGCACGGCCTGCCGGTCGAAGTGGAAGTCTGCAAAGAGCTCGGCATCCACTCGAAAGAAGAAATCGAGAGCTATGGCGTCGAACCGTTCATCCACAAATGTCAGGCCAGCGTCTGGCGCTACATGCAAGAGTGGCGGCGGCTGACCGAACGACTCGGTTTCTGGGTCGATCTGGATGAAGCTTACGTCACCTACCACAAAAGCTTCGTCGAAAGTGTGTGGTGGTCGCTGAAGAATCTGTACGACCGCGGCCTGCTTTACCAAGGTCATAAAATCGTTTGGTGGTGGGCCCAAGGTGGTACCGCTCTGAGCAGCGGCGAAGTTGGCCAAGGCTACCGTGAAGTTGCCGACCCGAGCGTTTTCGTTCGTTTTCCTCTGCTAGACGAAGACGACACCGCGTTGTTGGTCTGGACGACGACTCCCTGGACACTGCCAAGCAACCAGTTCGCGGCCGTCCATCCCGAACTGGACTATGCGACCGTCGAAGACGAAGAGTCTGGCGAAAAGCTGATCGTCGCCGAAGCTCTCGTCGAAACGATCGCTGCCAAGGCGAAACGTACGTGGAAAGTCCTGAGCACCACCAAGGGTGCCGAACTGCTCGGCAAGCGTTACCATCCGCCGTTCGATTACTACTACAAAGACCTCGGCGATACGCAGGGCAAACTAAAATCGGGCGATAAGCAGCACATCGCTTGGCGTGTCGTTGCCGCCGACTTTGTCACGACCGACAGCGGTACGGGTGTCGTTCACCAGGCCCCGGCATTCGGTGAAGTCGACTACGAAGTTCTCGCCGCCGAACAGGAACGATTCGAAGACCGCGAAGGCCCAGCGTTGATCTGTGCTGTCGGTCCCGACGGCAAGTTCACGGACGAAGCCCCAGACTACAAGGGTCGCTGGGTCAAAGAAGCGGACAAGGACATCTCGCGGGAACTGAAAGAACGCGGGATCCTTTTCCTGCTGGATCAGTATCTGCACGACTACCCGTTCTGCTGGCGTGCCGAAGAAGATCCGTTGATCCAGTATCCGCGCGAAAGCTGGTTCATCCGCACGACCAAGTTCAAAGATCAGATGCTGGCCAACAACCAGCAGATCAACTGGCTGCCTGACCACATCAAGGATGGCCGCTTCGGCAACTTCCTGGAAAGCAACGTCGACTGGGCCCTCTCGCGCGAGCGATATTGGGGCACGCCGCTGCCGATCTGGGTTTGCGAAGAGACCGGCAAAGGCGAGGCCGTTTGCAGCTACGCCGAACTGCAAGAGAAGCCTGGTGCTACTGGCTTCGAGGTTTGGGAAAAAGCGAAAGCCGATAACCCAGACTTGGTCGAGGACCTCAAGATCCACAAGCCGTACATCGACGAGATCACCTACGATTCGCCGTTTGCCGAAGGCGCACGCATGAAACGCGTGCCGGAAGTGATCGACTGTTGGTACGACTCCGGTGCGATGCCATTTGCTCAGTGGGGCTACCCGCACCAGGGCGAGAAGAACTTCGAGGCGCAGTTCCCCGCCGACTTCATCAGCGAAGCGATCGACCAGACACGTGGCTGGTTCTATAGCCAGTTGGCGATCAGCACGCTGCTGTTCGGCCAGGATGAAGACGGCCAAACGAAACCGCACGAGTACCCACACCCGTTCAAGAATTGCATCGTGCTGGGGCTGATGCTGGGCGAAGACGGCCAGAAGATGTCCAAGAGCAAGCGAAACTATCGCGAGCCGAACGAGATCTTCGACAAGTATGGAGCCGACGCGCTGCGATGGTACCTGTACGCCAACCAGCCGCCATGGACCTCGATCCGTTACAACGAGCAGTCCATCAAGGATAGTATCCCTGAGTTCCTGCTGCGGCTGTGGAATGTCTTCAGCTTCTTCACCATCTATGCCAACATCGACGGCTTCGAGCCAGAAACTGCGGTCGCTGACCTGGATCAAGCCCTGGCGAAACATTTCGTCGGTGCCAAGGGTGCCCGACCTGTGGCAGAGCGAAGCGAGCTCGACCGCTGGGTGCTTAGCGAGTTGAATCGCACGATCCAGACCGTTACCGAGCGGATGGATGCGTACGACAACTACAACGCGTGTGCCGCGATCAATCAGTTTGTCGACGGGCTATCCAACTGGTACGTTCGCCGTAGCCGCGATCGTTTCTGGAGCAAGGAGAAGGAGTCGGCCGATAAGCTGGACGCCTACTGGACTTTGTACGAATGCTTGCTGACGACCTGCCAGGTCATCGCACCGTTCGTTCCGTTCCTATCGGAAACCCTGTGGCAGAACCTGGCCGGTGTCTTTGGCGACAAAGCGAAGACGAGCGTTCACCTGTGCGACTTCCCCGCTGTCGACGAGACGGCAATCGATACTCAGCTTTCGCAACGCATGGAACTGCTGCGCGAAATCGCTTCGCTCGGACGTCAGGCTCGCATGAACGAGAAGCTCAAGGTTCGCCAACCGCTGAGCAAGGTCGAAGTCGTGCTGGCCGATGACACGCATCGCGATTGGCTCAAGTCGCACAGTGCAATCTTGTGCGAAGAGCTGAACGTGAAATCGGTGGAATACACGCAGGAAGCCGACGAGTACATCAACTACCAGATCCAGCCAAATTTCAAGCGGTTGGGCCCTCGCGTCGGCAAATTGATGCCCAACGTGAAGAAGGTCCTCGGACAGACCGACGCCGCGGCACTGCTCAATGCCCTGCAGTCGGACGGAGCATTTACGTTGACGATTGAAGGCGAATCGCTCACCTTCGACAACGACGACATCCAAGTTCGTCTTTCCGCCAAAGAAGGCTGGGCCGCCGCTCAGGGCAAGCTCTGCGTGGTCGTGCTGAACACGGAACTGACACCTGAATTAATTCAGGAAGGCTACGTCAAGGATCTCGTGCGTTTGATCCAGGACAAGCGGAAAGAACTGGACCTGGAGTACACTGCCAAGATCGAAGTCGGCGTGGTTACCGATTCCGGCGACGTACACTCCGCCGTGACCACTTACTCTGACTACATCCAGGCAGAAACGCTCGCGACCGCCGTTCAGGATTCGGAAGTCGATGGTATCGATCCGATCGAAACCAAGATCGCCGACAGCGAAGTCCGCATTTACGTAAAGCAGGCATAA
- a CDS encoding MOSC domain-containing protein — translation MNFPPGQVVAVCLSSGGIPRHPVESAQLSVGGFENDGHRYDEHYAPQRAVTLFNQEILDRFEPDAEAFPSGSVGENITLRGINLGDLEIGTRLLIGEAEIQLEKRWKPCHAKNAETCYSRVNEREHLGFFASVVRPGMIRGGDTIQVVAHSGGDQQG, via the coding sequence ATGAATTTCCCCCCAGGTCAAGTCGTTGCCGTTTGTCTCTCTTCCGGTGGAATTCCACGGCATCCCGTCGAATCGGCGCAATTATCCGTTGGCGGCTTTGAGAATGATGGTCATCGATATGACGAGCATTACGCCCCCCAGCGGGCAGTAACGTTGTTCAATCAAGAGATTCTCGATCGGTTTGAGCCCGATGCCGAGGCCTTCCCCTCTGGGAGCGTTGGTGAGAATATCACCTTGAGGGGCATCAACTTAGGTGATCTGGAGATCGGAACTCGGTTATTAATTGGCGAGGCTGAAATCCAGCTCGAGAAACGCTGGAAGCCGTGTCATGCCAAGAATGCTGAAACCTGCTATTCACGCGTGAACGAGCGCGAGCACCTTGGTTTTTTTGCCAGCGTGGTTCGCCCCGGAATGATCCGAGGTGGCGACACCATCCAGGTGGTCGCACATTCCGGGGGCGACCAACAAGGGTGA
- a CDS encoding HNH endonuclease: protein MSALLERPTLVLNRNWQPVGVASVARSLTQVFCGTARIVDPHSYQLYTWEDWSNLAPGKDEPFISSQLLKVKIPEVVSLVNYDRIPRNTVTFSRRNVFKRDQYMCQYCGSRPGSEYLTIDHVVPRSQGGESSWENCVLACVDCNHRKANRTPAEAHMPMRKEPIRPRWTPVYAARRVRIESWSKFVSEAYWDTELDT from the coding sequence ATGTCGGCCCTTTTGGAGCGGCCTACGCTGGTCCTCAACCGCAACTGGCAGCCTGTCGGTGTGGCCTCGGTGGCTCGATCGTTGACGCAGGTTTTCTGCGGAACGGCTCGCATCGTCGACCCGCATAGCTACCAGCTGTATACGTGGGAGGATTGGTCGAACCTGGCCCCAGGCAAGGACGAGCCTTTCATTTCTTCGCAGCTTTTGAAGGTGAAGATCCCGGAAGTGGTCTCGCTGGTCAACTACGATCGGATTCCGCGTAACACCGTGACGTTCAGCCGTCGCAACGTGTTCAAGCGGGACCAGTACATGTGTCAGTACTGTGGATCGCGGCCAGGCAGCGAGTACCTGACGATCGACCACGTTGTCCCGCGTAGCCAGGGAGGTGAATCCTCTTGGGAAAACTGCGTTTTGGCTTGCGTAGACTGTAACCATCGCAAGGCGAACCGGACCCCAGCTGAGGCACACATGCCGATGCGAAAGGAACCGATTCGGCCGAGGTGGACTCCGGTCTATGCGGCAAGACGCGTCCGCATTGAGTCCTGGAGTAAGTTCGTTAGCGAAGCTTACTGGGACACCGAACTCGACACCTAA